From the Paludibacterium paludis genome, one window contains:
- a CDS encoding substrate-binding periplasmic protein, which yields MPNGSRRRYLAAGCALFLASACAFSARPAAPLRVGIYANYPPFESVAPGGRLTGYDIELVEVWSKSAGMPFRFVNMAWPQVFTALQNGLVDVVVSSVAVSPERLAEFDASVPYYYEQQVLVVPIDSQVTDPRQITPIGILEDSSALRWLVKQGVKTETVKGYDGLPQLRSALDSGKIKAVFGDYHTLHPLAGKRWQLIAKPSFGQDPYAFFVRKGNSALMTKINAGLKDLEQRGELQRLKRKYLLR from the coding sequence ATGCCCAATGGATCACGACGTCGTTATCTGGCGGCCGGATGCGCACTGTTTCTCGCTTCCGCCTGCGCCTTCTCCGCTCGCCCGGCGGCTCCCCTGAGAGTCGGCATCTACGCGAACTACCCGCCTTTCGAGTCGGTGGCGCCCGGCGGGCGTCTGACCGGTTACGACATCGAGCTGGTCGAGGTCTGGTCCAAGTCGGCGGGAATGCCGTTCCGTTTCGTGAACATGGCCTGGCCGCAGGTGTTCACCGCCCTGCAAAATGGTCTGGTCGACGTGGTGGTCTCGTCCGTCGCGGTGTCGCCCGAGCGGTTGGCGGAGTTCGACGCCTCGGTTCCGTATTACTACGAGCAGCAGGTGTTGGTGGTGCCGATCGACAGCCAGGTCACCGATCCGCGCCAGATCACGCCGATCGGCATCCTGGAGGACAGCAGCGCCTTGCGCTGGCTGGTGAAGCAGGGCGTGAAAACCGAAACCGTGAAGGGTTATGACGGACTGCCGCAGCTGCGCAGCGCGCTGGATTCGGGCAAGATCAAGGCGGTGTTCGGCGATTACCATACCCTGCATCCGCTGGCCGGCAAGCGCTGGCAACTGATCGCCAAACCCTCCTTCGGCCAGGATCCCTATGCGTTCTTTGTTCGCAAAGGAAACAGCGCGCTCATGACGAAGATCAATGCGGGCCTGAAAGATCTGGAGCAACGTGGTGAACTGCAACGACTGAAGAGGAAATACCTGCTGCGCTGA
- the ilvD gene encoding dihydroxy-acid dehydratase gives MPQYRSLTSTSGRNMAGARALWRATGMKDGDFGKPIIAIANSFTQFVPGHVHLHNLGQLVAREIERAGGVAKEFNTIAIDDGIAMGHGGMLYSLPSRDLIADSVEYMVNAHCADALVCISNCDKITPGMLMAALRLNIPVIFVSGGPMEAGKVDWQGGVRALDLVDAMVEAADSAVSDEDVERVERSACPTCGSCSGMFTANSMNCLTEALGLSLPGNGSLVATHAARKELFLAAGRTIVELARRWYEQDDATALPRTIAGKAAFENAMALDVAMGGSTNTVLHLLAAAHEAGVDFSMSDIDRISRKVPCLCKVAPATQQYHMEDVHRAGGVMAILGELARAGLIDETLPTVHSATLAEALARRDVMHHAPDSECHRFYRAAPGGIATTIAFSQDRRFETVDSDRTAGCIRDRAHAYSQDGGLAVLFGNIAREGCIVKTAGVDESILRFTGRARIFESQDAAVEAILGGRIVAGDVVLIRYEGPKGGPGMQEMLYPTSYLKSMGLGKACALLTDGRFSGGTSGLSIGHVSPEAAEGGEIALVEEGDRIEIDIPARRIHLGVDDGELERRREAMKARGAAAFRPVGRERQVSPALRAYAAMTTSAARGAVRDVDQIYGNSRS, from the coding sequence ATGCCTCAATACCGCTCGCTGACGTCCACGTCCGGCCGCAACATGGCGGGTGCCCGCGCCCTGTGGCGCGCCACCGGAATGAAGGACGGGGATTTCGGCAAACCCATCATCGCCATCGCCAATTCGTTCACCCAGTTCGTGCCCGGCCACGTTCACCTGCACAACCTCGGCCAGCTGGTCGCCCGCGAGATCGAACGGGCGGGCGGGGTGGCCAAGGAGTTCAACACCATCGCCATCGACGACGGCATCGCCATGGGCCACGGCGGTATGCTCTACAGCCTGCCGTCGCGCGACCTGATCGCCGATTCGGTGGAATACATGGTCAATGCCCACTGCGCGGACGCGCTGGTGTGCATCTCCAATTGCGACAAGATCACCCCGGGGATGCTGATGGCCGCGCTGCGTCTCAATATCCCGGTGATTTTCGTGTCGGGTGGTCCGATGGAGGCCGGCAAGGTCGACTGGCAGGGCGGCGTGCGCGCTCTGGATCTGGTTGACGCCATGGTCGAAGCGGCCGATAGCGCGGTCAGCGACGAGGACGTGGAGCGCGTCGAGCGCTCGGCCTGTCCCACCTGCGGCTCCTGCTCCGGGATGTTCACCGCCAATTCGATGAACTGCCTGACCGAGGCGCTCGGCCTGTCGCTGCCGGGCAACGGCTCGCTGGTGGCGACCCATGCCGCCCGCAAGGAACTCTTCCTCGCCGCCGGGCGGACCATCGTCGAACTCGCGCGCCGCTGGTACGAACAGGACGACGCCACGGCGCTGCCGCGCACCATCGCCGGCAAGGCCGCTTTCGAGAACGCCATGGCGCTGGACGTGGCCATGGGCGGTTCGACCAATACCGTGCTGCACCTTCTGGCCGCGGCGCACGAAGCCGGCGTGGATTTTTCCATGAGCGACATCGACCGCATCTCGCGCAAGGTGCCCTGTCTTTGCAAGGTCGCGCCGGCCACCCAGCAATATCACATGGAGGACGTGCACCGCGCCGGCGGCGTGATGGCGATCCTCGGCGAGCTGGCGCGCGCCGGTCTCATCGATGAAACCCTGCCGACCGTGCATTCGGCGACGCTCGCCGAGGCGCTGGCGCGCCGGGACGTGATGCATCATGCGCCAGACAGCGAATGCCACCGCTTCTATCGCGCCGCGCCGGGCGGCATCGCCACCACCATCGCGTTTTCCCAGGACAGGCGTTTCGAGACCGTCGACAGCGACCGCACCGCCGGATGCATTCGCGACCGCGCGCATGCCTACAGCCAGGATGGCGGGCTTGCCGTGCTGTTCGGCAATATCGCCCGCGAGGGTTGCATCGTCAAAACCGCCGGTGTCGACGAGAGCATCTTGCGGTTCACCGGTCGCGCGCGGATTTTCGAGAGTCAGGACGCGGCGGTCGAGGCCATCCTCGGCGGGCGCATCGTCGCGGGCGACGTGGTGCTGATCCGCTATGAAGGGCCGAAGGGCGGGCCGGGCATGCAGGAGATGCTCTATCCGACGTCCTACCTGAAATCGATGGGGCTGGGCAAGGCCTGCGCGCTGCTGACGGATGGTCGTTTCTCCGGCGGCACCTCGGGCCTCAGTATCGGTCATGTCTCTCCCGAGGCGGCCGAAGGCGGCGAGATCGCCCTGGTGGAAGAGGGCGACCGGATCGAGATCGACATCCCGGCCCGCCGTATCCATCTGGGGGTGGACGACGGTGAGCTGGAGCGGCGCCGGGAGGCGATGAAGGCGCGCGGCGCGGCGGCCTTCCGCCCGGTCGGGCGCGAGCGCCAGGTCAGTCCCGCGCTACGGGCCTATGCCGCCATGACGACGTCGGCGGCGCGCGGCGCGGTGCGCGACGTGGATCAGATCTATGGTAATAGTCGAAGCTGA
- the lgt gene encoding prolipoprotein diacylglyceryl transferase, whose amino-acid sequence MLIHPQFNPVALQLGPVGIHWYGLMYLVGFLLFFVLGNRRIRAGQTFLTAKGLDDLLFWGVLGVVLGGRLGYVFFYKPAEYLAHPLDIFKAWEGGMSFHGGFLGVLLAMWLFARREKRSFWDVADFVAPLVPLGLAAGRLGNFINGELWGRVTRPDAPWAMLFPQSLRDDYAVVARHPELAETLARFGGLPRHASQLYEFALEGVLLFVLLWCYSARPRPRAAVSALFLAGYGGFRFIAEFAREPDNFLGLLTFNLSMGQWLSLPMILAGLALFAWSRRQPVTALS is encoded by the coding sequence ATGCTCATTCATCCGCAATTCAATCCGGTGGCCCTCCAGCTCGGCCCCGTCGGCATTCACTGGTACGGGCTGATGTATCTGGTCGGCTTCCTCCTGTTCTTCGTGCTGGGCAACCGCCGCATCCGCGCGGGCCAGACCTTCCTGACCGCCAAGGGCCTCGACGACCTGCTGTTCTGGGGCGTGCTGGGCGTGGTGCTGGGCGGGCGGCTGGGTTACGTGTTTTTTTACAAACCGGCCGAATACCTCGCCCACCCGCTAGACATCTTCAAGGCCTGGGAAGGCGGCATGTCCTTTCACGGCGGTTTTCTCGGGGTGCTGCTGGCCATGTGGCTGTTCGCCCGAAGGGAAAAGCGCAGCTTCTGGGACGTGGCCGACTTCGTGGCGCCGCTCGTGCCGCTCGGTCTTGCCGCCGGGCGCCTGGGCAACTTCATCAACGGCGAACTGTGGGGGCGGGTGACCCGTCCGGACGCGCCCTGGGCCATGCTGTTCCCGCAATCGCTGCGCGACGATTACGCCGTGGTGGCGCGCCATCCGGAACTGGCCGAGACCCTCGCGCGTTTCGGCGGTCTGCCGCGCCATGCGTCTCAACTTTACGAATTCGCGCTCGAAGGCGTGCTGCTGTTCGTGCTGCTGTGGTGCTACAGCGCCCGCCCGCGGCCGCGCGCCGCGGTGTCGGCGCTGTTCCTCGCGGGATACGGCGGCTTCCGTTTCATCGCCGAATTCGCCCGCGAACCGGACAACTTCCTGGGTCTTCTGACCTTCAACCTGAGCATGGGGCAGTGGCTCAGCCTGCCGATGATCCTCGCCGGCCTCGCGCTCTTCGCCTGGTCGAGGCGCCAGCCGGTGACGGCCCTCTCCTGA
- a CDS encoding 3',5'-cyclic-nucleotide phosphodiesterase produces the protein MRVKALGTFSHHGLMSRTTSFQIDDTTLIDCGPGVEDLPTDELLRIDRVFLTHSHADHCQFLPMLADLHASHGGPGFTVVALQETLDALTNHMFNGVMWHDYTRQRLPSGDAVVRLAPTEVGDALPLMDGLVTALPCQHTVPAAGWLVEGPWRALAFTGDSSPCAAFWHWISNVPSLSDVVCELNFPDSMRDFAEQAGHQTPSGIAPFLDLMPPNIQLWVSHMERGHEQAILDDLAARAPAMMQVEALQPDTVIDL, from the coding sequence ATGCGCGTCAAAGCACTTGGCACCTTCTCCCATCACGGGCTGATGTCACGCACCACCAGCTTCCAGATCGACGATACGACACTGATCGACTGCGGCCCCGGCGTCGAGGACCTGCCCACCGACGAGCTGTTGCGCATCGATCGCGTATTCCTCACCCACAGCCATGCCGACCACTGCCAGTTCCTGCCCATGCTCGCCGATCTGCACGCGAGCCACGGCGGCCCGGGCTTCACCGTGGTCGCGCTGCAGGAAACCCTCGACGCCCTGACGAACCACATGTTCAACGGGGTGATGTGGCATGACTACACACGCCAGCGCCTGCCGTCCGGCGACGCGGTGGTGCGTCTCGCGCCCACCGAGGTCGGCGACGCGCTGCCGCTGATGGACGGACTCGTGACGGCCCTGCCCTGCCAGCACACGGTGCCGGCGGCCGGCTGGCTGGTGGAAGGGCCGTGGCGCGCGCTCGCGTTCACCGGCGACAGCAGTCCCTGCGCGGCGTTCTGGCACTGGATCAGCAATGTGCCGTCGCTATCGGATGTGGTCTGTGAATTGAACTTTCCGGACAGCATGAGGGACTTCGCCGAACAGGCCGGCCATCAGACCCCTTCGGGCATCGCTCCTTTTCTGGATCTGATGCCGCCCAACATCCAGCTGTGGGTCAGCCATATGGAGCGCGGGCACGAACAGGCGATTCTCGATGATCTCGCCGCCCGCGCCCCGGCGATGATGCAGGTGGAGGCGCTTCAGCCGGATACCGTGATCGACCTCTGA
- a CDS encoding heavy metal translocating P-type ATPase: MSRQTVHLPVAGMSCAACVARLQKSLLRLDGVNAEVSFAAASARIEYDDANQTVARLVGRIREAGFTVPEDNAVYRIGGMSCAACAARLEKTLNRQSGVSATVSFAGEEARAAWPAGTRDAASLLPVIEAAGFSGTLESGEPLERMEDTAAERRETRWLILSVLLTLPFLGEMLGMATGGWHWMLPVTAQIVLASIVQFAVGWRFYRGAWLAIKGGGANMDVLVALGTSMAWLLSMTVVMLPLDGQSVYFEAGTTVITLVLLGKWLEGRARRKTSDAIRSLMSMAPRIARVERDGSLIDVPADSVKAGEVVRVPEGENLPVDGIVLEGAATLDESLLTGESLPVERKAGDAVYAATRCAQGHLRITVTGSGARSRFGQIIRRVREAQASRAPVQRLADRISAVFVPAVLLISLATAAGTLWATGSAPTALIHAVAVLVIACPCALGLATPAAVMVGVGNGARHGILYRQAAALEKAAAVSVLVMDKTGTLTEGRPAVMGLAALDGDETRLLRLAASAEAGAVHPLAAAILDEAARRGIALMSAEAFAQIPGKGIRAAIPGTGAVAVGLPEWVGPEAARMAEPFAAEGRSVMAVALDGQVQGVIALADRLRPDAIPALRRLAAMGIETVMLTGDNAVTAGAIAREAGIGTVIAGATPESKAEYVARRQAEGHVVGMAGDGVNDAPALALADVSIAMGQGAEAAIDVADITLPGSQLGSIPDAIDLSRATLRRIRQNLGFAFVYNVLGIPFAAFGLLNPMIAGAAMAASSVSVLGNALLLKRWRPQRSITVSG, encoded by the coding sequence ATGTCCCGTCAGACCGTTCACCTGCCCGTTGCCGGCATGTCCTGCGCCGCCTGCGTCGCCCGCCTGCAAAAAAGTCTCCTGCGCCTTGACGGCGTGAATGCCGAAGTCAGCTTCGCGGCGGCCTCGGCGCGCATCGAGTACGATGACGCGAACCAGACGGTCGCCCGGCTGGTCGGGCGCATCCGCGAGGCCGGCTTCACCGTTCCCGAAGACAACGCGGTGTATCGCATCGGCGGCATGAGCTGCGCGGCGTGCGCCGCCCGTCTGGAAAAAACCCTGAATCGCCAAAGCGGTGTCAGCGCCACGGTCAGCTTCGCCGGCGAAGAGGCGCGCGCCGCCTGGCCCGCCGGAACGCGCGATGCCGCCTCGCTGTTACCCGTCATCGAAGCGGCCGGCTTCAGCGGCACGCTGGAGTCCGGCGAACCGCTTGAGCGGATGGAGGATACCGCCGCCGAGCGCCGCGAAACGCGCTGGCTCATCCTGTCCGTGCTGCTGACCCTGCCGTTCCTGGGCGAAATGCTCGGCATGGCGACCGGCGGGTGGCACTGGATGCTGCCGGTGACGGCGCAGATCGTTCTCGCAAGTATCGTGCAGTTCGCCGTGGGATGGCGCTTCTACCGGGGCGCGTGGCTGGCCATCAAGGGCGGCGGCGCGAACATGGACGTGCTGGTGGCGCTGGGCACCAGTATGGCGTGGCTGCTGTCGATGACGGTGGTGATGCTACCGCTTGATGGCCAGTCGGTGTATTTCGAGGCCGGCACCACGGTGATCACTTTGGTGCTGTTGGGCAAATGGCTGGAAGGCCGCGCTCGCCGCAAGACCTCCGACGCCATCCGTTCCCTGATGTCGATGGCGCCGCGCATCGCCCGCGTGGAGCGCGATGGTTCTCTGATCGACGTCCCCGCCGACAGCGTGAAGGCGGGAGAGGTGGTCAGGGTGCCCGAAGGCGAAAACCTCCCGGTGGACGGCATTGTGCTCGAAGGCGCGGCGACGCTCGACGAAAGCTTGCTGACCGGCGAGAGCCTGCCCGTCGAGCGCAAGGCGGGCGACGCGGTCTACGCCGCGACACGCTGCGCGCAGGGGCACTTGCGGATCACGGTGACCGGCAGCGGAGCCCGCAGCCGTTTCGGCCAGATCATCCGCAGGGTGCGCGAAGCCCAGGCCTCGCGCGCGCCGGTGCAGCGGCTCGCCGACCGGATTTCCGCGGTGTTCGTGCCGGCGGTGCTGCTCATCAGCCTGGCGACCGCCGCCGGGACGCTCTGGGCGACCGGTTCCGCGCCGACGGCGCTGATTCACGCCGTGGCGGTTCTGGTCATCGCGTGCCCCTGCGCGCTGGGGCTTGCCACCCCCGCCGCGGTGATGGTCGGTGTCGGCAACGGCGCGCGGCACGGGATTCTCTACCGGCAGGCGGCGGCCCTGGAAAAGGCGGCGGCGGTTTCGGTGCTGGTAATGGACAAGACGGGCACGCTCACCGAGGGGCGTCCGGCGGTCATGGGCCTTGCCGCCCTCGATGGCGACGAGACTCGGCTTTTGCGGCTGGCCGCCAGCGCCGAAGCCGGCGCCGTGCATCCGCTGGCGGCGGCGATACTGGACGAGGCGGCGCGGCGGGGGATCGCGCTCATGTCCGCCGAAGCGTTCGCGCAGATACCGGGTAAGGGTATCCGGGCCGCGATCCCCGGAACCGGGGCGGTGGCCGTGGGACTGCCCGAGTGGGTGGGGCCGGAGGCCGCGCGGATGGCCGAACCGTTCGCAGCGGAGGGCCGTTCGGTCATGGCGGTGGCGCTTGACGGACAGGTTCAGGGTGTGATCGCGCTGGCCGACCGCTTGCGCCCGGACGCCATCCCCGCCTTGCGGCGCCTCGCGGCGATGGGCATCGAAACCGTGATGCTGACCGGCGACAACGCCGTGACCGCTGGCGCCATCGCGCGCGAAGCGGGCATCGGCACCGTGATCGCCGGGGCCACGCCGGAGTCGAAGGCCGAGTATGTCGCGCGGCGCCAGGCCGAGGGTCATGTGGTCGGCATGGCGGGAGACGGGGTCAACGACGCGCCGGCGCTGGCGCTGGCCGATGTCAGCATCGCCATGGGGCAGGGCGCCGAGGCGGCCATCGACGTGGCGGACATCACGCTGCCGGGCAGCCAGCTCGGGTCGATTCCCGATGCCATCGACCTGTCGCGCGCGACCTTGCGGCGCATCCGTCAGAATCTTGGCTTCGCTTTCGTCTACAACGTGCTGGGGATTCCGTTCGCGGCGTTCGGTCTGCTCAATCCGATGATCGCCGGCGCGGCGATGGCGGCCAGTTCCGTGTCGGTGCTCGGCAATGCTCTGCTGCTCAAGCGCTGGCGGCCTCAGAGGTCGATCACGGTATCCGGCTGA
- the ppx gene encoding exopolyphosphatase, whose product MTAVTPPHDILATVDLGSNSFRLQVSRVVDDQLYPLDMLKETVRLGAGLSADKWLDDDTQERALACLARFGERLRGFVPAQVRVVGTNTLRIARNAAQFIARAEALLGFPIEIIAGREEARLIYIGASHSLPATREKRLVVDIGGGSTEFIIGCQYKSLLTESLPLGCVSYSLRYFGDGRLTKSQFRDATLAARSEVQRIRHEYISSEWQLAVGTSGTARSLRDILEINDYSAADITLAGMERLRAELIKRGAMKNVSLNGLKSDRAPVLPGGLAIMIGIFEELEIDKMTVAEGALRDGVLYDLLGRQRERDMRETTVTQFKRRYHVEEAQAGRVMILAERFLTMLSEGGLDPDLHKRLLWSAKLHEIGLSISHTAYHKHSAYILQNADMPGFSRREQNVLATLVLGHRGDMGKMLQSVDDPALWPAILSLRLAALFYRSRNAVELPTSLDLKCHSRGFALYVDKSWMDANPLTANTFHQEVAQWKNAGFLFEVLAV is encoded by the coding sequence GTGACCGCCGTAACGCCCCCCCACGATATCCTCGCCACTGTGGACCTCGGCTCGAACAGTTTCCGGCTGCAGGTGTCCCGCGTGGTGGATGACCAGTTGTATCCTCTTGATATGCTCAAGGAAACCGTCCGTCTGGGCGCCGGACTCTCGGCCGACAAGTGGCTGGACGACGACACCCAGGAGCGGGCGCTCGCCTGTCTTGCCCGTTTCGGCGAGCGCTTGCGGGGTTTTGTGCCCGCCCAGGTGAGAGTGGTCGGCACCAACACCTTGCGCATCGCTCGCAATGCCGCGCAGTTCATCGCCCGCGCCGAAGCGCTGCTGGGGTTCCCGATCGAGATCATCGCCGGCCGCGAAGAAGCCCGCCTCATCTATATCGGCGCCTCGCATTCCCTGCCAGCCACCCGCGAGAAGCGTCTGGTGGTCGACATCGGCGGCGGTTCCACCGAGTTCATCATCGGCTGTCAGTACAAGTCGCTGCTGACCGAGAGCCTGCCGCTCGGTTGCGTCAGTTACAGCCTGCGCTACTTTGGCGATGGCCGGCTGACCAAGTCGCAGTTCCGCGACGCGACCCTGGCGGCGCGCAGCGAGGTGCAGCGCATCCGGCATGAATACATTTCCAGCGAATGGCAGTTGGCCGTCGGAACTTCCGGCACCGCGCGTTCGCTGCGCGATATCCTGGAAATCAACGATTACTCCGCCGCGGACATCACCCTCGCGGGCATGGAACGGCTGCGCGCCGAACTGATCAAGCGCGGCGCCATGAAGAACGTCTCTCTGAACGGACTCAAGTCGGATCGGGCCCCGGTTCTGCCCGGGGGACTCGCGATCATGATCGGGATTTTCGAGGAACTGGAAATCGACAAGATGACCGTCGCCGAAGGCGCGCTGCGCGACGGGGTGCTGTACGATCTGCTTGGCCGCCAGCGCGAGCGCGACATGCGCGAAACCACGGTGACGCAGTTCAAGCGGCGTTATCACGTGGAAGAGGCACAGGCCGGACGGGTGATGATTCTCGCCGAGCGTTTCCTGACCATGCTGTCCGAGGGCGGACTCGACCCCGATCTGCACAAGCGCCTGCTGTGGTCGGCCAAACTGCACGAGATCGGTCTCTCGATTTCCCATACCGCCTACCACAAGCATTCCGCCTATATCCTGCAGAACGCCGACATGCCGGGTTTCTCGCGGCGCGAGCAGAACGTGCTCGCCACCCTGGTGCTCGGCCACCGCGGCGACATGGGCAAGATGCTGCAAAGCGTGGACGATCCCGCGCTGTGGCCGGCGATCCTGTCGCTGCGCCTGGCCGCCCTGTTCTATCGCAGCCGCAACGCGGTGGAGTTGCCGACCTCGCTCGATCTGAAGTGCCATTCGCGCGGATTCGCGCTGTACGTGGACAAGAGCTGGATGGATGCCAATCCGCTGACCGCCAATACCTTCCATCAGGAAGTCGCGCAATGGAAAAACGCCGGCTTCCTGTTCGAGGTGCTGGCCGTCTGA
- the phoU gene encoding phosphate signaling complex protein PhoU: MAEHISKQFDLELETIRTRVLQMGGLVEQQIRSAIDALMAGDIARFDKVIAEDAMVNAMEVGIDDDCQHIIARRQPAASDLRMVITVVKTITDLERIGDEASKIARMGKTIYQAERYQVPRFREVYKMAEVALAMLRRALDAFARLDAKAALELAEEDERLDEDFSSELRQLITFMMEDPRTISMSIDTLFISKAIERIGDHAKNISEYVVYLVKGKDIRHTSIEEKKREALDD; this comes from the coding sequence ATGGCAGAACACATCTCGAAGCAGTTCGACCTCGAGCTTGAAACGATCCGTACCCGGGTCCTGCAAATGGGGGGCCTTGTCGAGCAGCAGATCCGCTCTGCCATCGATGCCCTCATGGCCGGCGATATCGCCCGATTCGACAAGGTGATCGCCGAGGACGCCATGGTCAACGCGATGGAAGTGGGCATCGACGACGATTGCCAGCACATCATCGCCCGCCGCCAACCGGCCGCCAGCGATTTGCGCATGGTCATCACCGTGGTGAAAACCATCACCGACCTTGAGCGCATCGGCGACGAGGCGTCCAAGATCGCGCGCATGGGCAAGACCATCTATCAGGCCGAACGCTATCAGGTGCCGCGTTTCCGAGAGGTCTACAAGATGGCGGAGGTCGCGCTGGCCATGCTGCGCCGGGCGCTCGACGCGTTTGCCCGGCTAGACGCCAAGGCGGCGCTGGAGCTGGCCGAAGAGGACGAACGTCTCGACGAGGATTTCTCTTCCGAACTGCGTCAACTCATCACCTTCATGATGGAAGATCCGCGCACCATCAGCATGTCGATCGACACCCTGTTCATCTCCAAGGCGATCGAGCGCATCGGCGATCACGCCAAGAACATCTCCGAATACGTGGTGTACCTTGTCAAGGGCAAGGATATCCGTCACACCTCGATCGAAGAGAAAAAGCGCGAGGCGCTGGACGACTGA
- the rpiA gene encoding ribose-5-phosphate isomerase RpiA yields the protein MLTQNQLKVEVAKKALEFVPEDAVIGVGTGSTVNFFIEELAAQRGRVKGAVSSSEASTRLLKAHHIPVFDLNEVESLPVYIDGADEINHYLHMIKGGGGALTREKIVAAVAREFICIADESKFVTMLGEFPLPVEVVPMARSYVARQLVKLGGHPELRKDFVTDNGNVILDVHGLKISTPVEFEETVNHIAGVVTCGLFARRRADVLLLGRQNGVDVIR from the coding sequence ATGCTTACCCAGAACCAACTGAAGGTCGAAGTGGCCAAGAAGGCCCTGGAGTTCGTGCCCGAGGACGCCGTGATCGGCGTCGGCACCGGATCCACCGTGAACTTTTTCATTGAAGAACTGGCCGCGCAACGTGGCCGCGTCAAGGGCGCGGTCTCGAGCTCGGAAGCGTCGACCCGTCTGCTCAAGGCCCATCACATTCCGGTGTTCGACCTGAACGAGGTCGAGTCGCTGCCGGTGTATATCGACGGCGCCGACGAAATCAATCACTACCTGCACATGATCAAGGGCGGCGGCGGGGCGCTGACCCGCGAGAAGATCGTCGCCGCGGTGGCCCGCGAATTCATCTGTATCGCCGACGAAAGCAAGTTCGTGACCATGCTCGGCGAATTTCCGCTGCCGGTGGAGGTGGTGCCGATGGCGCGCAGCTACGTGGCGCGCCAGCTCGTCAAGCTCGGCGGCCATCCCGAGCTGCGCAAGGATTTCGTCACCGACAACGGCAACGTGATCCTCGACGTGCACGGACTGAAGATCAGCACCCCGGTCGAATTCGAGGAAACCGTCAACCACATCGCCGGCGTGGTCACCTGCGGGCTGTTCGCGCGGCGGCGCGCCGACGTGTTGTTGCTGGGCCGTCAGAACGGGGTCGACGTCATCCGCTGA